The Neodiprion lecontei isolate iyNeoLeco1 chromosome 2, iyNeoLeco1.1, whole genome shotgun sequence genome segment aattattcattctaAAACATACGCGCTCTGCTAATAATCACGCCAGCTCTACATGATGGAATACACTCACGACTTCTTCTTCAATCAGCCTAAGAGCCGGTACGATCCTCTCTCTTAGCAACGAGGTACTTCTCACCGTTGAGGTTtccatcaataaaaaattacccaaTGAGCAGATTGCCAATCGCGCCAAGCCAGACGTTGAGCTTCAACTGTGCTACCCGCGTGCCCGCCTGAACGAACAGACGGGGGTTGTTTCGACACCAGGCTCTGGTGTTCTGCCTGTTCGGTTTTCCGACATGTATTACCGTACTTTCATCAGAGAAACAAATGCGATCAACAAGCCCTCGTCTGCGTTCAGACGTTCTATCATCTCTTGGCTAAAGCGAAGACGACTATCGCTATCACCAGCCAAGAGTTCTTGATGTACGTGAAACTTGTACGATCTGTACTTAGCTTTACGCAATACTCTTCTGACCAACGCGTCAGATATTTCTAAATCCTGGGCGATGCGGCTGATCGACTTGAATAGATCCTCTTCGCCGGTCAAGCAGATGTCCAGCTTGGTATCCCAGCTCAGCTGAGGgtttggttgagagattttccTGGTCCTCTGTCGACACTAcccgatttttcaaattgaagatTGATCTgaataaaccaaaaaaatgaaaaaacaagatACAATATGATTCTGATATGGAACATGGAGATGAGATCAGGTCGACTTAGAATGTTGTCTGCATAGCTGCGAGGACCATAGAGAGTGTGGGAACATTCGATCTTGGCCTGGAGATTGACCTTATTGAGTGTTCTCTAGCGTTCCTTATCTCTCCAGAGAATCCCCCTTCATCCAGCATGCCCCATTTGGTGAAATAAGTCAATCTTACGTCTTCAGGCACCATTTGAGACTGATACGAAGCTAAGTAAAATTGCCACATCTGCTGTAGCTGAGTTCTCTTTGTAGGAAGGTTGATTATGTCGTCTACAGATATAGCTATAAGCATTACCTGTGGATGAATGTTTGAGCAGGCTCCTTCTTCCTTGACGCCCTAGGAGTACATGCTGGGATTAGGGGTAAGAAAATGGCTGCGGGTAGTTGAAAATCCGGGAAGAGAACTTCAGGCTGCACTAGCAAGCGAGCCTGTCCTGCGAAATAGAAGGCGGTTGTCATAGCCGGGACGGACGCGGCCACTCTTGGTATGGTGATAGCACTTGCTGGCAATGTCTCACCAGTTGCTCTTTTGAATGTGTTGAGGTTATACTTTTCTTTCACCATATTCATCAATTGGGCAAAATCTTTGCTACTCTTTGCAGCAATTTTTGCGAAAGAGGATCCTCTAGTTCAAAATATCATATGGAGTAATTAGACGTCTGTAGATAATAACTCGTTGTCTGCGTATTCCAGACATTCTGTTCTCTCATCAACAGAGTGATGAAGTGTGTCTCTGCAGAATTCTCTCCCCAGAAGCAATCGCTCTTGTTCAGGCCTTTCGCGAGTTATTCATCATAGTGATTAATAGTATTGGGTTAAAGCCCTCATACTTAGCACACTCTTATCCTCTTTATCCAGTACTAGCTCTCATCCCTACTCTGGATGTGTTTGGGACCAGATTCCTGATGGTCGCCAGCGGGCgtgtcggtcggtcggtcggtccgGGTGTCGGTCGGTCCGGgtgtcggtcggtcggtcggtccgggtgtcggtcggtcggtcggtcggtcggtcggtcggtccgggtgtcggtcggtcggtcggtcggtcggtcggtcggtcggtcggtcggtccgggtgtcggtcggtcggtcggtcggtcggtccgggtgtcggtcggtcggtcggtcggtcggtcggtccgggtgtcggtcggtcggtccgggtgtcggtcggtcggtccgGGTGTCGGTCGGTCCGGgtgtcggtcggtcggtcggtcggtccgggtgtcggtcggtcggtcggtcggtcggtcggtccgggtgtcggtcggtcggtccgggtgtcggtcggtcggtcggtcggtcggtccgggtgtcggtcggtcggtcggtccgGGTGTGTGACGGTAAAATGGTCCTGATTTTCCCGGTAAGACAGGCGCTGCTGATGATGTTTCATCAACTCCACTTTTCTTCTGCACTAAAAACTTGTAATTGGGCATTTTTTATCTAATGaacgcgataaaaaaaattcacaacagGGACAAGGTAATTGCCAGACACGTGGTTGGAGACGCGCGATCTTTTTGTGAAGTGGTCCATTGACGCGGGCGGGGTCGTTTATATTCGCGAGTGGGAAAGTTACGAAACTCTGGAGAAAGATGATTGTATTGGCTGATGCCAGTCGCGATCGTTGCCCTCATCCAATCAAATTCTGGTATCACCAGAACCGTGGTTTTCGCGCCCTCCCAGTGTCGCCGGTATGCACAGAATTAGGATACGAACTATTAGGTTAAATATCACGTGGTGATCTGTGAGTTTCAATTCTAAAAATCGATGTCCCTCTTCATCATTACGTAGGAAAACAAGGAATTAGTTTCGCGATGTGATCGGCGATGTTTATTCACCTCATATTCAGCGGTTCGGGTAAACTAATTTCAGTAACCTCGCGATCACGTCGCGACATTCGCGATGTGATCACAGGATGTGATCtacgttcctgagttctacgcttccgattagattttctttgtttcgaaccgcactaacatgaaatacagaaatcaaattaataaatctaatattacttgacttttcaatttgagtattaggttccattcatttatttgatcaaacatcattgaaaatttgcgaaatgaacTCCGATAAtcaatggaaattttttaatagtagtagcaataatttattgatcaaaaggaatacattgactatcaactatttgtgaattttgttgaactattttcaagaacaaaaagattcacagtcccgttacagatagtgagatattcgaatttcttgaacgctcggtttaatgtctcattttcgaaagtgatcgaattcaatattaccgcctgaaatcactAGAGAGTGAGAACGTTGTTGAGTTGCTTAAAAGTGGCAATGATCTTATCTTTGTACGTCTGATGAATTGAATgggcagataacagtgaatatcagagatgtaattattttggccgtatcacctgttgatagaaaaaaattacactgttatttctaatgtacgaaataatgaaaacgaTTGAATAAAGTGTTCtcacctacctgctgcgtttcttccaagcacccaacatttgaacagatttttcatttcagtcgaataaagccaattttcaaagagtaTTACCTTGACTGTTGgggattctaacctcaaaaattcgtatgaacaaAAAACTCGCGaatgcgcattgtatgtatatttttcaagagCTTCTCCCGGTATGTATTCCTATATGCTAAGAACCTCACGTTTATGATGAAATATTTACGTATTTAACGGAGATAAAAATCAGGAATACAATGAGTGAAAGGTAAACTTTTTTACGATTTCTAGAAGATTGTCGAGGGAAGCTGTGCGAGCCTTAATTGGAGACTTGCGACCTTTCCCACCAAGTCCAAGACGGAGTCATGGAGTTGCTGTGGAATTACAGGTACTAAAGTAAAAcacaattaaatattataatgttTTGAATTAGAGTGGCAGCGGCAATGAAAGACCAatgcgaagaaatttttttttaccttttatttttacgtttcgGCCCCGATCGGGGTCCTCctcagaatttattttattatttttctctgatTGTAGATAACTTGTTTGTTTGTTACATTAAATGTTTTGTATAATGTTGACCGGCGTGCTGGCTCCCCGGTCCAGCGATTAGAGGAAATTCTCTctaatttccaaaaaagttttgaaattcgaaCACAAAGAGAATACATAACATCGAAGAAGGTAACGTAGgcgtgggaaaaaaaaaggaataatatACACTCACAACATCgaagtgagaaaaatgaaaacatttgATTGAAATGAACATTTACACGCTGTTACCTAACTTCAGTAAgtgggaaaaaagaaatttaagaatttttgAGCTACGACCGGAGAGTCCGGTCACCATGTTACATCTCTCACCTCCGCACATTACATCattcctttttttgttttttggtgAATCCCGCTTCTAGAAATGATGTTTGAATTTGTgtcaaaattgaatattctaTACATTCATCTCTTCACAGCTATTTTTGTTATTGATAATgaatattgtaacgttcttggacgttacggaaataaatatggattcgtgagtttgattatcaagccaaaatcaaaggcgtaaataaaatgttaaGAAAAAGCTTGAATTGCAGGGTACGTGTTTCTGGttttaagtctgaaacaagactgttttcactataatgttggttgacgcagcaaccttattctttttagaAGACATaggaggtttataaacgtcttttatctatgatgaacTACTAGATCATTTGAAGGGGgtaaaacgggtgatttcacccttggTAAAAATATCTTATTCATTTATGACATGTATAGAATGCACATACCCTTTTGAGTGGTGTACTTTGGTACAACGGTACATTTTCTTCATGTGCGCTGTTTGATAGCTTGTATTTCGACCGAGCCGCTTGGAAGGTGTGAGTCGCTTGGAATCAAAGATGATTTGTGGTGTTgagtttattttgtttaatgctaattatttaatttatttacaatatgTACAGTTATTTACACGGTATTCCAAGTAATACATGGTGCAGTTTTAGTGACAATGCAATGTGGTGGAGGCGTTAGTGTTGATGTCAGTCGTCTAGGGGGATCGGTCACGGTCCTGGGCGGCGGAGTATATCTGCTTTCCGGCGAACTGGGAGGCGTTGAGGGACGGCGGTTCTCAGTCGGTTTCACCGGAGACTCCCACTCGCTGTCAGTAGTCTGGGTGGCAATCGTCGCAAAGGAACGCTGCGGCTCAGGAAATGGTGATACAGGAGGTGGGATGTGCCGGTAATAGCTCGGAGAAGTCAGTCGCGCTCGGCGAACATCCCACAAGGAGAGAAGCACGGCTGGTGGTCTTGTCAGTGGTCGAGCGGGAACGTCTATTGGGTGTAGTGTCCAAGGGACAGGCGGGTTTGATGCAGTTGATCTTTGTTGGTCGCTGGCCGAAGCCAGATAAAAAGAGTCCGTCATAAAACGTGGTGTCGTCAAGTCTGTTGTGAAGTCAGTCAGCTTGGTCAGTCAGCTTGGTCAGTCAGCTTGGTCAGTCAGTCGTTGTAGCGGCGATGAGTTGGAGCAGTGTCGTTTGAAGTCAGTTGGGAGCGTCAAAGCGTTGAACCCGAAGTGTCCTGCCGATCGGTCTGATCGGCCGTCTCTTATTCCAGCCTCGGTGGATCTTTAATAGCGGGAGACCACGTTCGGTGATTACGCAACGCGCTCAGCTGCGTGGGTGGCGTGAGCGGCGTGCGTGACGTCACACTTTCTTCTGGGTCGCGTGGTTGGAAAGCACGCGAGGCTGGTTGCCTCGCGTGAGTTGGAAGGCGCGCGACCAACGAGTTGTGTTCACGTTGTTGTGAACACTTCACATCCTCTTTTTTTAATCTCCTGCGGCATGCAACCTTCCTGCATCACTCGATCGAAATTCTCTCCCTCAGGTACATTTGTTAGACCTGCCGATTCTGTATCTACCGTTgccaataaattattttcgagtTCTGTTAGCTGTAGAACTTTTGGTGGTCCGCCGCCGGTACCGCTTACGTAGCTTCGATTGCTCGCACACTTTTTAAGAACAGCTGACTTCCAGTGACGCCATGTcttgattattataaaatattcaattttttaatcacctGAACAGTGTAATTTAATATTCTCTCCTagtaattgaataaaatactTAAATTCCTTATATAACCTATATACCTTTTGCCATTATTTTGATTGTTTCTGCGGTCCACATCCAACACTGTTCAATGTAGTTGAAATGATAAACCACATATCATCCtgcataaataaaaatgtactaCTTATAGttcataattatattactTGTTTATCAACTACGATTAGGAAACTGCATTGCGGGTTGGGATTTTGACGTGGTTGGGATTTTGACGTGGTTGGGATTTTGACGTGGTTGGGATTTTGACGTGGTTGGGATTTTGACGTGGTTGGGATTTTGACGTGGTTGGGATTTTGACGTGGTTGGGATTTTGACGTGGTTGGGATTTTGACGTGGTTGGGATTTTGACGTGGTTGGGATTTTGACGTGGTTGGGATTTTGACGTGGTTGGGATTTTGACGTGGTTGGGATTTTGACGTGGTTGGGATTTTGACGTGGTTGGGATTTTGACGTGGTTGGGATTTTGACGTGGTTGGGATTTTGACGTGGTTGGGATTTTGACGTGGTTGGGATTTTGACGTGGTTGGGATTTTGACGTGGTTGGGATTTTGACGTGGTTGGGATTTTGACGTGGTTGGGATTTTGACGTGGTTGGGATTTTGACGTGGTTGGGATTTTGACGTGGTTGGGATTTTGACGTGGTTGGGATTTTGACGTGGTTGGGATTTTGACGTGGTTGGGATTTTGACGTGGTTGGGATTTTGACGTGGTTGGGATTTTGACGTGGTTGGGATTTTGACGTGGTTGGGATTTTGACGTGGTTGGGATTTTGACGTGGTTGGGATTTTGACGTGGTTGGGATTTTGACGTGGTTGGGATTTTGACGTGGTTGGGATTTTGACGTGGTTGGGATTTTGACGTGGTTGGGATTTTGACGTGGTTGGGATTTTGACGTGGTTGGGATTTTGACGTGGTTGGGATTTTGACGTGGTTGGGATTTTGACGTGGTTGGGATTTTGACGTGGTTGGGATTTTGACGTGGTTGGGATTTTGACGTGGTTGGGATTTTGACGTGGTTGGGATTTTGACGTGGTTGGGATTTTGACGTGGTTGGGATTTTGACGTGGTTGGGATTTTGACGTGGTTGGGATTTTGACGTGGTTGGGATTTTGACGTGGTTGGGATTTTGACGTGGTTGGGATTTTGACGTGGTTGGGATTTTGACGTGGTTGGGATTTTGACGTGGTTGGGATTTTGACGTGGTTGGGATTTTGACGTGGTTGGGATTTTGACGTGGTTGGGATTTTGACGTGGTTGGGATTTTGACGTGGTTGGGATTTTGACGTGGTTGGGATTTTGACGTGGTTGGGATTTTGACGTGGTTGGGATTTTGACGTGGTTGGGATTTTGACGTGGTTGGGATTTTGACGTGGTTGGGATTTTGACGTGGTTGGGATTTTGACGTGGTTGGGATTTTGACGTGGTTGGGATTTTGACGTGGTTGGGATTTTGACGTGGTTGGGATTTTGACGTGGTTGGGATTAATGTCGAATATTATGTGTAAATGTAGtaattaccaatttttttttcattttcaccacTGTACCGCAATCTTCCTCGTGCAAAATCTTCATTTTCCTTCATATACattaatagaattttttttctacctctgTCATGTTCATTGTCTTCAACAATTCTTTCTCTGACGAAATGGTGTCAACTTTCGCAAAAATGTGAGATCCCTATACCGGAAGTGCCTAGTTACTTCACATTGTCACTCGAGAGATCCGTACTAGAGTGACTAAACTCACGTGAGACGAAAATGTGAGAAGTGAGTAAACTCGCTCGAGAACCGTAATAAGCCCCCAGTCATGAGAAGCGCtcaacttacaattagttcaTATATCCAAAGACGAACTAGTTCACTCTATTggttcatttgtttattttttaaatataatataattatgtcgatgaacaaagaaaaaaaaaaaattgtgaatattGCAAGTTCTGTTTATTTTTGAAGTTGTTAATTATCCATATCGAAATATCAAGGCGCGGACAGTAAAAGTAATTAACTGTTGgtcacgcagctagtcacgcagctagtcacgcagctagtcacgcagctagtcacgcagctagtcacgcagctagtcacgcagctagtcacgcagctagtcacgcagctagtcacgcagctagtcacgcagctagtcacgcagctagtcacgcagctagtcacgcagctagtcacgcagctagtcacgcagctagtcacgcagctagtcacgcagctagtcacgcagctagtcacgcagctagtcacgcagctagtcacgcagctagtcacgcagctagtcacgcagctagtcacgcagctagtcacgcagctagtcacgcagctagtcacgcagctagtcacgcagctagtcacgcagctagtcacgcagctagtcacgcagctagtcacgcagctagtcacgcagctagtcacgcagctagtcacgcagctagtcacgcagctagtcacgcagctagtcacgcagctagtcacgcagctagtcacgcagctagtcacgcagctagtcacgcagctagtcacgcagctagtcacgcagctagtcacgcagctagtcacgcagctagtcacgcagctagtcacgcagctagtcacgcagctagtcacgcagctagtcacgcagctagtcacgcagctagtcacgcagctagtcacgcagctagtcacgcagctagtcacgcagctagtcacgcagctagtcacgcagctagtcacgcagctagtcacgcagctagtcacgcagctagtcacgcagctagtcacgcagctagtcacgcagctagtcacgcagctagtcacgcagctagtcacgcagctagtcacgcagctagtcacgcagctagtcacgcagctagtcacgcagctagtcacgcagctagtcacgcagctagtcacgcagctagtcacgcagctagtcacgcagctagtcacgcagctagtcacgcagctagtcacgcagctagtcacgcagctagtcacgcagctagtcacgcagctagtcacgcagctagtcacgcagctagtcacgcagctagtcacgcagctagtcacgcagctagtcacgcagctagtcacgcagctagtcacgcagctagtcacgcagctagtcacgcagctagtcacgcagctagtcacgcagctagtcacgcagctagtcacgcagctagtcacgcagctagtcacgcagctagtcacgcagctagtcacgcagctagtcacgcagctagtcacgcagctagtcacgcagctagtcacgcagctagtcacgcagctagtcacgcagctagtcacgTAACGCCACTACCTACCAAAGCGGCCGCTAAATAATATGTTTATGGAACTAAGAGCGAGATCATCGATGAACTAGTTCGCATAGTTCACCTGAAGGAGCGGCTGTTCCCACCTAGGTCGTTCACGAACTACCCAAGACTAGAGTGCGAACTCGGTCTTCGCGGGCGATGTAAATTATGACTACCTAAGACTCGTGATATGTAGCACATCGAACGGACAACTCTGATATGTAGCACATCGAACGGACAACTCTGATATGTAGCACATCGAACGGATCCAAAGGAAATCTCGTAGTACAGACTACAGTACTTACGTACCGAACATGCCCCACAGTTCACGCGTCGTCCATGTTGTTATTGAATAAACAAGCAATCCATATCTTTGATGTATTTACTTGagtgaaaactttttgaacgaaaacacaatttttgaacgaaaacacaatttttgaacgaaaacacaatttttgaacgaaaacacaatttttgaacgaaaacacaatttttgaacgaaaacacaatttttgtGGTGATCAGTACTCTTGAATCGATATTACCCACGCAATCACAGATATGGATGCCAATACTGAGACACGTAAATTGAAACCTGGAGAGCTGTATACAACTTGCTAGAATATTGACTGCCTCTGATTCATGGCAAATCAAATTAATCATAAGGTCTtactatcaacaatatttaatagctctaagagtattacatctacaataatTAGGTCCGATTACTTCTAGTACCATGATTTAtactataaaattctttttttgttatttttgacagttttttaaaatgaatcgttctgaggagggcccatatccgggtcgaaacgtcgaataaaattacgttttcttgaattgaccgatcaccaagaatctagaatatattacatacgaggtcgagaattcttattcatcattCATGGCAAATGTTGATGGCGATTGTGCCCAAGGAAGGAACTGATAATGTTCCAAAATTCAGTACACCGAACACTTGGAGTGAGTCGCATacattgaatataaatttaaaatatttctagTACAAATAGGAatatttaccatttttttaatgctCGTCAGACTGATTGAACAGGCCAGTCGCCAACAACGAAAATCAGcggcagaaatatttttagaagAATGGAGCACAATGGGAAAACGTAGGCCAACTTTGCAGTCCACTTTGACTCTTCTTGTCAAGGCTCGATTGTTGAAAGCTGCAGATTATATTGCAGTTGATTTACTGCATGGTAAGAAAGTTGTCTATGTGCAATTTTATGAAGAATTTACACACCGTGACCGGTTTTTcagtaatttttacaaactttttagattaaatattttacacacaATGTCAAATGTGTTGGCTAAAACCATATCCGAAATCAAAGGTACAAACTTAGTAATTAGTGCAATGTGGTTCATCATTTTCAGGCCAACCTCCGCAAAGACCGTTGAGTGGCCCAGCTGCTCCAGTGATTATTTCtgatgaagaaattgaaatgttgTTGAATGAGACAGCTTCGGAGCACGATGAAAAGCTAACGTGTCGAATTTCGGAGCCACCAGAAAATTGGGATGTAACCGTGGACGGAATGAGTTATCCTAGTGAacttctttcaaaattcaacagAATCCAAAGTCTTGGTTATTGGAGCCGTGAAGAAATCTGATTTAATGCAATTTAGTGTAAGCAGTACAAAGTTGTGTAAAAATAGCCGTCAAAATCTTAATGTGGACCCGGAGTCGAATTTAATTTGATTCAATTCAGTAGCAATAGTGTTCATGATAGTATAAATAGTTCTCTGTCTAGACTTGAACAAGTTCAAGAACGAAGCTCCGTGAAAAATGGGCGTAAAGATTTTCGCGCACCAAATAACAGCGTCGAATCATCATGTCATGGCACAAATGAGTTTACTACTGTCAGTGATTATGACCAGCTTGAATTGAAGTGTTGCGGGTTGCCGTTTAGTGTCTAGAGGGTTGCCGTTTAGTGTCTAGCGGGTTGCCGTTTAGTGTCTAGCGGGTTGCCGTTTAGTGTCTAGCGGGTTGCCGTTTAGTGTCTAGCGGGTTGCCGTTTAGTGTCTAGCGGGTTGCCGTTTAGTGTCTAGCGGGTTGCCGTTTAGTGTCTAGCGGGTTGCCGTTTAGTGTCTAGCGGGTTGCCGTTTAGTGTCTAGCGGGTTGCCCTTTAGTGTCTAGCGGGTTGCCGTTTAGTGTCTAGCGGGTTGCCGTTTAGTGTCTAGCGGGTTGCCGTTTAGTGTCTGGCGGGTTGCCGTTTAGTGTCTGGCGGGTTGCCGCTTAGTGTCTGGCGGGTTGCCGTTTAGTGTCTGGCGGGTTGCCGTTTAGTGTCTGGCGGGTTGCCGTTTAGTGTCTGGCGGGTTGCCGTTTAGTGTCTGGCGGGTTGCCGTTTAGTGTCTGGCGGGTTGCCGTTAGTTGTCGCTGAAATTGGTAAACGAGAATCACCGAATCTAATCGAATTGCCGGCCAAACTTCATTCATTTGGAGAAATCACTGAAGTTTCAACTTCTTCGACATCATCAGATTCGTCGTCATCAAATCTTGACACTAATGCCATGATACATATGACGATCACACTAATGACAATATAATGATTTGTGTAAACGCCCTTCTCGGAAGCTCGGAAAATTATGAACTGGTGATAGCTGAATCGCCGCAAATAGTAGCGGACTTCGGACGGGATCAACGCCACGTCAGTTCTTGATTGCAATTCAGTTTTACCGATTCAAAATCTGGAAGAAAATCTGCCGAAATGACCAATTGTATCAACCAATAGGCGTCTAAGTTGTTGTATAAACAACATGTCACAATAAATTGTGAACAGAATAAACAATGTCTACCAATGTCATGAGTTTCATCCCAACCGAATGTGATGCTAAGAAATGTGCCGCCGCGAAGAAATGTGCCGCCGCGAAGAAATGTGCCGCCGCGAAGAAATGTGCCGCCGCGAAGAAATGTGCCGCCGCGAAGAAATGTGCCGCCGCGAAGAAATGTGCCGCCGCGAAGAAATGTGCCGCCGCGAAGAAATGTGCCGCCGCGAAGAAATGTGCCGCCGCGAAGAAATGTGCCGCCGCGAAGAAATGTGCCGCCGCGAAGAAATGTGCCGCCGCGAAGAAATGTGCCGCCGCGAAGAAATGTGCCGCCGCGAAGAAATGTGCCGCCGCGAAGAAATGTGCCGCCGCGAAGAAATGTGCCGCCGCGAAGAAATGTGCCGCCGCGAAGAAATGTGCCGCCGCGAAGAAATGTGCCGCCGCGAAGAAATGTGCCGCCGCGAAGAAATGTGCCGCCGCGAAGAAATGTGCCGCCGCGAAGAAATGTGCCGCCGCGAAGAAATGTGCCGCCGCGAAGAAATGTGCCGCCGCGAAGAAATGTGCCGCCGCGAAGAAATGTGCCGCCGCGAAGAAATGTGCCGCCGCGAAGAAATGTGCCGCCGCGAAGAAATGTGCCGCCGCGAAGAAATGTGCCGCCGCGAAGAAATGTGCCGCCGCGAAGAAATGTGCCGCCGCGAAGAAATGTGCCGCCGCGAAGAAATGTGCCGCCGCGAAGAAATGTGCCGCCGCGAAGAAATGTGCCGCCGCGAAGAAATGTGCCGCCGCGAAGAAATGTGCCGCCGCGAAGAAATGTGCCGCCGCGAAGAAATGTGCCGCCGCGAAGAAATGTGCCGCCGCGAAGAAATGTGCCGCCGCGAAGAAATGTGCCGCCGCGAAGAAATGTGCCGCCGCGAAGAAATGTGCCGCCGCGAAGAAATGTGCCGCCGCGAAGAAATGTGCCGCCGCGAAGAAATGTGCCGCCGCGAAGAAATGTGCCGCCGCGAAGAAATGTGCCGCCGCGAAGAAATGTGCCGCCGCGAAGAAATGTGCCGCCGCGAAGAAATGTGCCGCCGCGAAGAAATGTGCCGCCGCGAAGAAATGTGCCGCCGCGAAGAAATGTGCCGCCGCGAAGAAATGTGCCGCCGCGAAGAAATGTGCCGCCGCGAAGAAATGTGCCGCCGCGAAGAAATGTGCCGCCGCGAAGAAATGTGCCGCCGCGAAGAAATGTGCCGCCGCGAAGAAATGTGCCGCCGCGAAGAAATGTGCCGCCGCGAAGAAATGTGCCGCCGCGAAGAAATGTGCCGCCGCGAAGAAATGTGCCGCCGCGAAGAAATGTGCCGCCGCGAAGAAATGTGCCGCCGCGAAGAAATGTGCCGCCGCGAAGAAATGTGCCGCAACATTACGTGCTTTTCCAAACTATGTGAAGAGTATAACTGCGTTGATActgt includes the following:
- the LOC124292779 gene encoding uncharacterized protein LOC124292779 codes for the protein MSTNVMSFIPTECDAKKCAAAKKCAAAKKCAAAKKCAAAKKCAAAKKCAAAKKCAAAKKCAAAKKCAAAKKCAAAKKCAAAKKCAAAKKCAAAKKCAAAKKCAAAKKCAAAKKCAAAKKCAAAKKCAAAKKCAAAKKCAAAKKCAAAKKCAAAKKCAAAKKCAAAKKCAAAKKCAAAKKCAAAKKCAAAKKCAAAKKCAAAKKCAAAKKCAAAKKCAAAKKCAAAKKCAAAKKCAAAKKCAAAKKCAAAKKCAAAKKCAAAKKCAAAKKCAAAKKCAAAKKCAAAKKCAAAKKCAAAKKCAAAKKCAAAKKCAAAKKCAAAKKCAAAKKCAAAKKCAAAKKCAAAKKCAAAKKCAAAKKCAAAKKCAAAKKCAAAKKCAAAKKCAAAKKCAAAKKCAAAKKCAAAKKCAAAKKCAAAKKCAAAKKCAAAKKCAAAKKCAAAKKCAAAKKCAAAKKCAATLRAFPNYVKSITALIL